The following coding sequences are from one Cydia splendana chromosome 15, ilCydSple1.2, whole genome shotgun sequence window:
- the LOC134797720 gene encoding serine protease inhibitor dipetalogastin-like, which produces MVCADRQASFHNRPSYDHSSTGLKLFYIDSKMYKFGILLIVSYICSTAALPPCVCARDYTPVCGSDGETYPNSCMLDCTAQTKQDLKLAHGGPCQTETTCICTFEYKPVCGIDGTTYPNKCALGCERARNPVLIKQHDGPCETDAVSQQVKAAKPILPTCTCTRNFEPVCGTDGVTYSNMCLLKCAAQNKPLDKKADGPCEDLTVKVVEDLQEPPKKSCVCFRNYMPVCGSDGNTYANHCVLGCSSNRNPGLSVAHNGPC; this is translated from the exons ATGGTCTGCGCTGACCGGCAGGCGTCATTCCACAACAGACCGTCATACGATCATAGTTCGACTGGGTTGAAACTCTTTTATATCGACAGCAAGATGTATAAGTTtg GAATCCTCCTCATCGTCTCCTACATATGCAGCACTGCAGCGCTCCCGCCCTGCGTCTGCGCGCGCGACTACACACCCGTCTGTGGCTCCGACGGCGAGACCTACCCCAACAGTTGCATGCTCGACTGCACAGCCCAGACCAAACAGGACCTCAAGCTCGCCCACGGAGGCCCCTGCCAAACAGAAACCACTTGCATCTGCACATTTGAGTATAAACCCGTCTGCGGCATCGACGGCACAACCTACCCTAACAAATGCGCTCTCGGCTGCGAAAGAGCTAGAAACCCAGTCTTGATTAAGCAACATGACGGCCCTTGCGAAACTGACGCCGTCTCCCAACAAGTGAAAGCAGCTAAACCCATTCTTCCCACTTGCACTTGCACTAGGAACTTCGAGCCCGTCTGTGGAACCGATGGTGTCACTTACAGCAATATGTGTCTGTTGAAATGCGCGGCGCAGAACAAGCCTTTGGATAAAAAAGCCGACGGCCCCTGCGAGGATTTGACGGTTAAAGTAGTGGAAGATTTACAAGAGCCGCCTAAGAAAAGCTGTGTGTGCTTCAGGAATTATATGCCTGTGTGCGGGTCCGATGGAAATACGTATGCTAACCACTGTGTGCTGGGATGCTCAAGTAACAGGAACCCCGGATTGAGCGTGGCTCACAATGGTCCTTGTTAA